Proteins encoded within one genomic window of Bacillus thuringiensis:
- a CDS encoding DUF4272 domain-containing protein, producing the protein MRFFTIFASRNDTSDVEGFITQVFKDGFKVDRNKNEYTIQSKRLFGKNKIIIRVDSEESSPDYFSNNIPGMMQMYDQIEFQEEHLKRTVLAQISVINTIIAIETKKDYSDEYVELFLKLLNQVNGIGFIPNRTLIGNDGKVIVFPDGSSGPSEFTPQACTNKIMGQNSTSTDGEKRRQKSISYLQDKGIPYIEGLPQLPPLTSIELRSREEITKRAVALLIVIQYACDVAQEGDLKTSKEFVMELLKKFDVVESLTKQERNFLNSEQPDETEAIQIAWQYEAQWVLLWSIGLVNTLKFPREICDCHYAIKLVSDCSSFNEFYQQTRLRSAGEILDEADLIYRLHWACVHDRINAREATAGMQESIVIERRRGLFWLINYKNEDWDCISMDT; encoded by the coding sequence TTGAGATTTTTTACGATATTTGCATCAAGGAATGATACAAGTGATGTAGAAGGTTTCATTACTCAAGTTTTCAAAGATGGGTTCAAGGTTGACCGCAATAAAAATGAATATACTATTCAATCGAAAAGACTATTTGGCAAAAATAAAATTATTATTCGGGTGGATTCTGAAGAATCATCTCCTGATTATTTTTCCAATAATATTCCTGGAATGATGCAAATGTACGATCAAATTGAATTTCAAGAAGAACATCTTAAGAGGACAGTTTTGGCACAGATTTCTGTAATTAATACCATAATCGCTATAGAGACGAAGAAGGATTATAGTGATGAATACGTGGAGCTGTTTCTTAAATTACTTAATCAGGTAAATGGTATTGGTTTTATCCCTAATCGAACTCTTATCGGGAATGATGGAAAAGTAATCGTATTTCCGGATGGATCCTCTGGTCCTTCAGAATTTACTCCTCAAGCATGTACGAACAAAATAATGGGACAGAATAGTACTTCTACCGATGGGGAGAAAAGAAGACAAAAATCGATAAGTTACCTGCAAGATAAAGGGATTCCATATATCGAAGGATTGCCTCAATTGCCTCCTTTGACAAGTATTGAGTTAAGAAGTCGAGAAGAAATTACGAAGAGAGCAGTAGCTTTGCTGATTGTCATACAATATGCTTGTGATGTTGCCCAAGAAGGTGATTTGAAAACTTCTAAAGAGTTCGTCATGGAACTGTTAAAAAAATTCGATGTGGTTGAATCATTAACAAAGCAGGAAAGAAATTTCCTGAATTCAGAGCAACCTGACGAGACAGAAGCGATACAGATTGCATGGCAGTATGAAGCCCAATGGGTTTTACTTTGGTCAATAGGTCTCGTGAATACACTGAAATTTCCAAGAGAAATCTGTGACTGTCATTATGCAATTAAACTTGTTTCTGATTGTAGTTCTTTTAATGAATTTTATCAACAAACAAGATTGCGCAGTGCAGGAGAGATTTTGGACGAGGCCGACCTCATTTATCGGCTTCATTGGGCTTGTGTACATGATAGAATTAATGCGAGAGAAGCAACTGCAGGTATGCAGGAAAGTATTGTTATTGAAAGACGAAGAGGCTTGTTTTGGTTAATTAATTATAAAAATGAAGATTGGGATTGTATATCCATGGATACATAA
- a CDS encoding sugar-binding transcriptional regulator: MDKDKQQLSVEVARLYYQSDYSQQEIANKLNISRPTISRLLKYAKEKGFVQISIADPFADLDNVGNLLKEKYNLLEAHVVFSPVPEYATITEYISKYAAEYMEKTVKNGDIVGVSWGMTMYEIARKIVPQHVKGVEVVQLKGGISHSSVNTYANETIALFADAFQTTPRNLPLPVIFDNAVTKELVEQDRHIHHIIEMGKQANIAIFTVGTVRDEALLFRLGYFDKDETSLLKKQSVGDICSRFFDGDGNISSEEINKRTIGIELEELKLKKRSILVAGGNRKIKAIDGALRGGYANVLIIDQHTAKELLHYQKG; the protein is encoded by the coding sequence ATGGATAAAGATAAACAACAATTAAGCGTTGAAGTTGCAAGATTATATTATCAATCAGATTATAGTCAGCAAGAAATTGCTAACAAATTAAATATTTCAAGACCGACGATTTCTAGATTGTTAAAGTACGCGAAAGAAAAAGGATTTGTTCAAATTAGTATAGCTGATCCATTTGCTGATTTAGATAACGTTGGGAATTTACTGAAAGAAAAGTACAACTTGTTAGAGGCACATGTCGTATTTTCTCCAGTGCCAGAATATGCAACGATTACAGAGTATATAAGTAAATATGCAGCTGAGTATATGGAAAAGACGGTTAAAAACGGTGATATCGTTGGTGTAAGCTGGGGAATGACGATGTATGAAATCGCTAGAAAAATTGTACCGCAACATGTAAAAGGTGTAGAAGTTGTCCAGCTAAAAGGTGGTATTAGTCATTCGAGTGTAAATACATATGCGAATGAGACGATAGCTTTATTTGCAGATGCTTTTCAAACGACGCCAAGAAACCTACCTCTTCCAGTTATATTTGATAATGCAGTGACAAAAGAATTAGTAGAGCAGGATCGACATATTCATCACATTATCGAAATGGGGAAACAAGCGAATATTGCAATTTTTACTGTAGGAACAGTGCGAGACGAAGCGCTATTATTCCGATTAGGTTATTTCGATAAGGATGAAACAAGTTTACTCAAAAAACAATCGGTCGGTGACATTTGTTCACGTTTCTTTGATGGAGACGGAAATATTAGTAGCGAAGAAATTAATAAGCGGACTATTGGAATTGAGTTAGAAGAACTGAAATTAAAGAAACGCTCTATTTTAGTTGCAGGTGGTAATAGAAAAATAAAAGCAATTGATGGTGCGTTACGTGGTGGGTATGCAAATGTATTAATTATCGATCAGCATACGGCTAAAGAATTGTTACATTATCAAAAAGGTTAA
- the deoC gene encoding deoxyribose-phosphate aldolase — MNIAKLIDHTILKANTTKEDVMKVIEEAKEYKFASVCINPTWVKLAAEELAGHDVDVCTVIGFPLGASTTETKAFETKDAIAKGATEVDMVINVGALKDGDNEFVEKDIYEVVQAAKGKALVKVIIETCLLTDEEKVRACELSVKAGADFVKTSTGFSTGGATAEDIALMRKTVGPNVGVKASGGVRTREDADKMVAAGASRVGASASVAIVLNDAKGATDNY, encoded by the coding sequence ATGAACATTGCAAAGTTAATTGACCATACAATTTTAAAAGCTAATACTACAAAAGAAGATGTTATGAAAGTAATCGAAGAAGCAAAGGAATATAAATTCGCTTCTGTTTGTATTAATCCTACATGGGTGAAGCTAGCTGCTGAAGAATTAGCTGGACATGATGTAGACGTTTGTACTGTAATCGGTTTCCCATTAGGAGCAAGCACGACTGAAACAAAAGCATTTGAAACAAAAGATGCTATCGCAAAAGGTGCAACTGAAGTTGATATGGTAATCAACGTAGGTGCTTTAAAAGATGGAGACAACGAATTCGTTGAAAAAGACATTTATGAAGTAGTACAAGCAGCAAAAGGAAAAGCTCTTGTAAAAGTAATCATTGAAACTTGCCTATTAACAGATGAAGAAAAAGTACGCGCTTGTGAATTATCAGTAAAAGCTGGTGCCGATTTCGTAAAAACTTCAACTGGATTCTCAACTGGCGGAGCAACTGCTGAAGATATCGCATTAATGCGTAAAACAGTAGGACCAAACGTTGGTGTAAAAGCATCTGGTGGCGTTCGTACACGTGAAGATGCAGACAAAATGGTAGCTGCTGGAGCTTCTCGCGTTGGAGCTAGTGCTAGTGTTGCAATCGTATTAAATGATGCAAAAGGTGCTACAGATAACTACTAA
- a CDS encoding NupC/NupG family nucleoside CNT transporter has product MKYLIGIFGLVLILGIAWLASNNRKKVKYRPIITMVILQFILGFLLLNTSVGNILISGIADGFGELLKYAADGVNFVFGGLVNQKEFSFFLSVLMPIVFISALIGILQHIKVLPIIVKSIGLALSKVNGMGKLESYNAVASAILGQSEVFISVKKQLGLLPEKRMYTLCASAMSTVSMSIVGSYMVLLKPQYVVTALVLNLFGGFIIASIINPYEVTEEEDMLEVQEEEKKTFFEVLGEYIIDGFKVAITVAAMLVGFVALIAFINAVFKGVIGISFQEILGYVFAPFAFIMGVPWHEAVNAGNIMATKLVSNEFVAMTDLAQGNFNFSDRTTAIISVFLVSFANFSSIGIIAGAVKSLNEKQGNVVARFGLKLLFGATLVSFLSATIVGLLF; this is encoded by the coding sequence ATGAAATACTTAATTGGTATTTTTGGCCTCGTATTGATTTTAGGTATCGCTTGGCTTGCTAGCAATAATAGAAAGAAAGTCAAATATCGCCCAATCATAACGATGGTTATATTGCAATTCATTTTGGGGTTTTTATTATTAAATACAAGTGTAGGGAATATATTAATTAGCGGAATAGCAGATGGTTTTGGAGAGCTATTAAAATATGCAGCTGACGGTGTGAATTTCGTATTTGGTGGATTAGTAAATCAAAAAGAGTTTTCGTTCTTTTTAAGTGTATTAATGCCAATCGTATTTATCTCAGCTTTAATCGGTATTTTGCAACATATTAAAGTGTTACCTATTATCGTGAAATCTATCGGTCTAGCATTAAGTAAAGTAAATGGAATGGGGAAACTAGAATCATATAACGCTGTTGCTTCTGCGATTTTAGGACAATCTGAAGTTTTTATTTCAGTTAAGAAACAACTAGGATTATTGCCAGAGAAAAGAATGTATACATTATGTGCATCGGCAATGTCTACCGTTTCAATGTCTATCGTTGGATCGTATATGGTGTTATTAAAACCACAATATGTTGTAACCGCTTTAGTGCTTAACTTATTCGGTGGATTTATTATCGCTTCTATCATTAATCCGTATGAAGTTACTGAAGAAGAGGATATGTTAGAAGTACAAGAAGAAGAGAAAAAGACTTTCTTTGAAGTATTAGGGGAATACATTATAGACGGATTTAAAGTTGCGATTACAGTAGCAGCTATGTTAGTCGGTTTTGTTGCTCTTATCGCATTCATTAATGCAGTATTTAAAGGTGTAATCGGTATTTCATTCCAAGAAATCCTTGGTTATGTATTTGCACCATTTGCATTTATTATGGGTGTACCTTGGCATGAAGCTGTTAATGCCGGAAATATTATGGCAACAAAATTAGTATCAAATGAATTTGTCGCTATGACAGATTTAGCACAAGGAAACTTTAATTTCTCAGATAGAACGACAGCGATTATATCTGTATTCTTAGTTTCATTTGCAAACTTCTCTTCAATTGGAATTATTGCAGGAGCAGTTAAGAGCTTAAATGAAAAGCAAGGGAATGTAGTCGCAAGATTTGGATTGAAATTACTTTTCGGTGCAACATTAGTAAGTTTCTTATCAGCAACAATCGTGGGCTTATTATTTTAA
- a CDS encoding pyrimidine-nucleoside phosphorylase, translating into MRMVDIIAKKRDGKELTTEEIQFFINGYTDGSIPDYQVSALAMAIFFKDMTDRERADLTMAMVESGETIDLSAIEGIKVDKHSTGGVGDTTTLVLGPLVAALDVPVAKMSGRGLGHTGGTIDKLEAVEGFHVEITKEQFIDIVNRDKVAVIGQTGNLTPADKKIYALRDVTGTVNSIPLIASSIMSKKIAAGADAIVLDVKTGAGAFMKTEEDAKELAHAMVRIGNNVGRQTMAVISDMSQPLGFAIGNALEVKEAIDTLKGEGPEDLTELVLVLGSQMVVLAKKANTLEEAREMLIEVMKNGKATEKFKEFLSNQGGDSSIVDNPEKMPQAKYVIDVPAKTSGVISNIVADEIGIAAMLLGAGRATKEDEIDLAVGLMLRKKVGDAVKEGEPFVTIYANRENVEDVKAKIYENISIAETAVAPKLVHTVITD; encoded by the coding sequence ATGAGAATGGTAGATATTATTGCGAAAAAACGTGACGGTAAAGAATTAACGACTGAAGAAATCCAATTCTTTATTAATGGATATACAGACGGAAGTATTCCTGATTATCAAGTGAGTGCACTTGCAATGGCAATCTTCTTTAAAGATATGACAGATCGTGAGCGTGCAGATTTAACGATGGCAATGGTGGAGTCTGGAGAAACGATCGACTTATCAGCAATTGAAGGAATTAAAGTAGACAAACATTCAACTGGCGGTGTTGGTGATACAACAACATTAGTATTAGGACCATTAGTAGCTGCTTTAGATGTACCAGTAGCAAAAATGTCTGGTCGTGGTTTAGGGCATACAGGCGGAACAATCGATAAATTAGAAGCGGTAGAAGGATTCCACGTTGAAATTACGAAAGAGCAGTTCATTGATATTGTAAACCGTGACAAAGTAGCTGTTATTGGACAAACTGGTAACTTAACGCCTGCAGATAAAAAAATCTATGCATTACGCGATGTAACAGGAACAGTAAACTCTATTCCTCTAATTGCAAGTTCAATTATGAGTAAAAAAATTGCAGCTGGTGCTGACGCAATCGTACTTGATGTGAAAACAGGTGCTGGCGCATTCATGAAAACAGAAGAAGATGCAAAAGAATTAGCACATGCAATGGTACGTATCGGAAATAATGTAGGACGTCAAACTATGGCTGTTATTTCAGATATGTCACAACCACTTGGTTTTGCAATTGGTAACGCTCTAGAAGTGAAAGAAGCGATTGATACGTTGAAAGGTGAAGGTCCAGAAGATTTAACAGAATTAGTACTCGTATTAGGAAGTCAGATGGTTGTACTTGCGAAAAAAGCAAATACGTTAGAAGAAGCTCGTGAAATGTTAATTGAAGTGATGAAGAACGGAAAAGCAACTGAGAAGTTTAAAGAATTCTTAAGCAATCAAGGCGGAGATAGCTCCATTGTAGACAATCCAGAAAAAATGCCACAAGCGAAGTATGTAATTGATGTACCTGCCAAAACTTCAGGTGTTATTTCTAACATTGTTGCAGATGAAATCGGTATCGCAGCTATGTTACTAGGTGCTGGCCGTGCAACAAAAGAAGATGAAATCGATTTAGCGGTAGGATTAATGTTACGTAAAAAAGTGGGCGATGCAGTAAAAGAAGGTGAGCCGTTCGTAACGATTTATGCAAATCGTGAAAATGTAGAAGATGTAAAAGCTAAAATTTATGAGAACATTTCTATCGCTGAAACAGCGGTGGCTCCTAAATTAGTTCATACAGTTATTACTGACTAA
- a CDS encoding cytidine deaminase, with amino-acid sequence MDKKKYIEEANKMLAKAYIPYSKFPVGAALVTKEGKIYTGCNIENASYGLCNCAERTAIFKAVSEGERDFSYLVITGETDGPISPCGACRQVIAEFCDPKMPVLLTNVKGDEKEVTVEQLLPGAFSIEDLK; translated from the coding sequence ATGGATAAGAAAAAATATATTGAAGAAGCAAATAAGATGTTAGCAAAAGCATATATTCCGTATTCAAAATTTCCTGTTGGTGCAGCATTAGTTACGAAAGAAGGTAAAATCTATACTGGTTGTAATATAGAAAATGCTTCTTATGGTTTATGTAACTGTGCAGAAAGAACAGCGATCTTTAAAGCAGTATCTGAAGGGGAGCGCGATTTTAGTTATTTAGTCATTACAGGAGAAACGGACGGACCAATTTCACCGTGTGGTGCTTGTAGACAAGTAATTGCTGAATTCTGTGATCCGAAAATGCCTGTATTATTAACAAATGTAAAAGGTGATGAAAAAGAAGTGACCGTTGAGCAGTTACTTCCAGGTGCTTTCTCAATAGAAGATCTAAAATAA
- a CDS encoding CcdC family protein, with protein sequence MIALLSSIVAVCMAVGVMFLRFKAAKKPVTKKKIILPPIFMSTGAMMYFLPEFRLTSLEIVEAIIAGLIFSIFLIKTTKFEIRDEQIYMKPSKAFIFILVGLLAVRVALKSYLSQSIDLAELSGLFFLLAFAMIISWRIAMYRSFTKLEKTIKRAGISI encoded by the coding sequence ATGATAGCACTTTTATCAAGTATCGTAGCAGTCTGTATGGCTGTTGGAGTAATGTTTCTTCGCTTTAAGGCAGCGAAAAAACCAGTAACGAAAAAGAAAATTATATTGCCACCAATTTTTATGAGTACAGGCGCGATGATGTACTTTTTACCAGAGTTTCGATTAACATCGTTAGAAATAGTAGAGGCAATTATCGCAGGGCTTATTTTCTCTATATTTCTTATTAAAACAACAAAGTTTGAAATAAGAGATGAACAAATATATATGAAACCGTCAAAAGCATTTATATTTATTTTAGTCGGATTATTAGCTGTACGAGTAGCATTGAAATCATATTTAAGTCAATCGATTGATTTAGCGGAGTTAAGTGGATTGTTTTTCTTACTCGCATTTGCGATGATTATATCGTGGAGAATTGCGATGTATCGCTCGTTTACTAAATTAGAAAAGACAATAAAAAGAGCTGGAATTTCTATATAG
- a CDS encoding DUF896 domain-containing protein translates to MKNILFRINELSKKEKATGLTVDEKQEQQMLRQNYTQTFRGSLDSILLNTKIVDQNGLNVTPAALQDAQIRLKLSK, encoded by the coding sequence ATGAAAAACATTTTATTCCGTATTAACGAATTATCAAAAAAAGAAAAAGCAACTGGATTAACAGTTGATGAAAAACAAGAACAACAAATGTTGCGTCAAAACTATACACAAACATTTCGTGGAAGCTTAGATTCCATTTTACTAAACACAAAAATTGTTGATCAAAATGGTCTTAACGTTACACCAGCCGCATTACAAGATGCTCAAATACGTTTAAAATTAAGCAAATGA